One segment of Bacillus alkalisoli DNA contains the following:
- the pfkA gene encoding 6-phosphofructokinase, whose translation MKKIGVLTSGGDSPGMNAAVRAVVRKAIYHNIEVYGIYQGYAGLISGNIKKLELGSVGDIIHRGGTILYTARCEEFKTLEGQKKGIQQLNKFGIEGLIVIGGDGSYKGAQKLTEHGYPCIGLPGTIDNDIAGTDFTIGFNTALHTVIDAIDKIRDTATSHERTFIIEVMGRHAGDIALWAGLAGGAESIIIPEVGYQLEEVVSRIQKGLERGKKHTIIVLAEGVCSGTDFAQQLEAAANIDTRVSVLGHIQRGGSPTAFDRVLSSRLGARAVELLVEGKSGRAVGMENNRLVDYTFDEVFAMPHTIDESMYRLSKELSI comes from the coding sequence TTGAAAAAAATTGGTGTATTAACAAGTGGTGGAGATTCACCAGGAATGAATGCCGCAGTTAGGGCGGTTGTCAGAAAAGCAATCTATCATAATATAGAAGTTTACGGTATTTACCAAGGCTATGCTGGATTAATATCTGGGAATATAAAAAAATTAGAGTTAGGATCTGTAGGTGACATCATTCATCGCGGCGGAACCATTTTGTACACTGCAAGATGTGAAGAGTTTAAAACATTAGAAGGTCAAAAGAAAGGAATCCAACAATTAAATAAGTTTGGCATTGAAGGGCTTATTGTAATTGGTGGGGACGGTTCTTATAAAGGTGCGCAAAAGCTAACTGAACATGGATATCCGTGTATAGGTTTACCAGGAACTATTGATAATGATATAGCCGGAACAGATTTTACGATTGGGTTTAATACTGCCTTACATACTGTTATTGATGCAATAGACAAAATACGTGATACAGCTACTAGTCATGAACGTACTTTTATTATTGAAGTTATGGGTCGCCATGCTGGAGATATTGCCTTATGGGCAGGACTAGCTGGTGGTGCGGAATCTATTATCATTCCAGAAGTAGGGTATCAATTGGAAGAAGTAGTTTCTCGTATTCAAAAAGGTTTAGAGCGTGGTAAGAAACATACCATAATTGTATTAGCTGAAGGAGTGTGCAGCGGTACTGATTTTGCACAGCAATTAGAAGCAGCCGCTAATATTGATACGCGGGTATCAGTATTAGGACATATACAGCGTGGCGGTTCACCAACCGCTTTTGATCGTGTCCTTTCGAGTAGATTAGGTGCACGAGCTGTAGAATTATTAGTAGAGGGAAAATCAGGACGAGCTGTTGGAATGGAAAACAACAGATTAGTTGATTATACATTTGATGAAGTTTTTGCAATGCCACATACAATCGATGAAAGTATGTATAGACTTTCAAAAGAGTTATCGATTTAA
- a CDS encoding MFS transporter, with product MVRLRKVIGDVEVNKDLILLLVIGGLYSLSIALSNTFVNVYLWKQSGEFKDLGMYNLAIVILQPLTFILAGRWAKRIDRVIVLRLGVIFLAIFYIMVLFIGENASSFLLLLGGLLGVGYGFYWLAFNVLTFEITEPETRDFFNGFLGILTSLGGMIGPIAAGLIISNMAKFTGYTVIFSTSLLLFSAAVVLSFFLRRRGAEGSYELFSIIKERKVNKNWSNVTAAHFFQGLREGTFIFAVSVLVFITTDSELALGTFGLVNSAVAFVCYYLATRLIKKHMRKKSILIGGLLLYAAVFLLVFELTYIKLLMYAVVIAIAYPILLVPYISITYDVIGKSKNAAEMRIEYVVVRELFLNGGRAVSILMFLVAVIFFDEAKSIPVLLVIIGAGHALIYPFIRKVNLEQSPPTKQPPQTVVSTLRDGEGESTP from the coding sequence ATGGTTAGATTGAGAAAAGTAATTGGAGACGTAGAAGTTAATAAAGATTTAATATTGTTACTTGTCATTGGTGGCCTGTATTCATTAAGTATCGCCTTATCTAATACGTTTGTGAACGTCTATTTATGGAAGCAATCTGGTGAGTTTAAAGATTTAGGAATGTACAACTTAGCTATTGTCATATTACAACCTCTAACTTTTATATTAGCTGGCAGGTGGGCAAAAAGAATAGACAGAGTTATTGTATTAAGATTAGGTGTTATCTTCCTTGCAATATTTTACATAATGGTACTGTTCATCGGTGAAAATGCCTCATCCTTTCTGCTTTTATTAGGAGGATTACTAGGTGTCGGTTATGGATTTTACTGGCTAGCCTTTAACGTGCTAACTTTTGAAATTACTGAACCGGAAACAAGAGACTTTTTTAATGGTTTCTTAGGGATCTTAACGTCGCTTGGAGGAATGATTGGCCCGATAGCTGCTGGACTAATTATCTCCAATATGGCTAAATTTACGGGCTATACTGTTATCTTCTCTACATCACTCCTACTATTCTCAGCTGCAGTCGTATTAAGTTTTTTCCTAAGAAGAAGAGGTGCAGAAGGGAGCTACGAGCTATTTTCTATAATTAAAGAACGAAAAGTGAATAAAAACTGGAGCAATGTGACAGCGGCACACTTTTTTCAGGGACTCCGAGAAGGAACTTTTATCTTTGCGGTTTCTGTTTTAGTTTTTATTACGACGGATAGTGAATTGGCTCTCGGTACATTTGGGTTAGTCAACTCAGCAGTAGCATTTGTTTGTTATTATTTAGCAACAAGACTTATTAAGAAACATATGCGTAAAAAATCGATATTAATTGGAGGACTACTTTTATATGCAGCGGTTTTCTTATTAGTATTTGAGCTAACCTATATTAAATTGTTAATGTATGCAGTAGTTATTGCAATTGCTTACCCAATTCTTTTAGTACCGTACATATCTATCACGTATGATGTAATAGGTAAAAGTAAAAATGCTGCTGAAATGAGAATTGAATATGTAGTAGTACGTGAGTTGTTCCTTAATGGTGGAAGAGCTGTTTCCATTCTTATGTTCTTAGTAGCTGTCATATTTTTTGATGAAGCAAAAAGTATCCCGGTTTTGTTAGTTATCATAGGTGCAGGCCACGCGTTAATTTATCCCTTTATTAGGAAGGTCAATTTAGAACAAAGTCCACCAACTAAACAACCTCCACAAACGGTTGTTTCCACATTAAGAGATGGAGAAGGGGAGTCAACTCCGTAA
- a CDS encoding superoxide dismutase, producing the protein MAYELPQLPYAYDALEPHIDKETMNIHHTKHHNTYITNVNAALEGHADLAAKSAEELIANLDAVPENIRAAVRNNGGGHANHSLFWTLLTPGGASEPTGELADAINSKFGSLENFKEEFSKAGATRFGSGWAWLVVNNGELEVMSTPNQDSPIMEGKTPVLGLDVWEHAYYLNYQNRRPDYISAFFNVINWDVVADLYSKAK; encoded by the coding sequence ATGGCATACGAATTACCGCAATTACCTTATGCTTATGACGCTTTAGAACCACACATTGACAAGGAAACAATGAACATTCACCACACAAAACACCACAACACTTACATTACAAATGTAAACGCAGCTTTAGAAGGTCATGCTGATCTTGCAGCTAAAAGTGCAGAAGAATTAATTGCTAACCTTGACGCTGTACCTGAAAACATCCGTGCTGCAGTTCGCAACAACGGTGGTGGTCACGCTAACCATAGCTTATTCTGGACACTTTTAACTCCAGGTGGAGCAAGTGAGCCAACAGGTGAATTAGCTGACGCTATCAATAGCAAATTCGGAAGCTTAGAAAACTTCAAAGAAGAGTTCTCTAAAGCAGGTGCAACTCGCTTCGGTTCTGGTTGGGCTTGGTTAGTAGTAAACAATGGTGAGTTAGAAGTAATGAGCACACCAAATCAAGACTCTCCAATCATGGAAGGTAAAACTCCAGTTTTAGGTCTTGACGTTTGGGAGCATGCTTACTACTTAAACTACCAAAACCGTCGTCCTGATTACATTTCTGCATTCTTCAATGTAATCAACTGGGATGTAGTTGCTGACCTTTACAGCAAAGCAAAATAA
- a CDS encoding DUF456 domain-containing protein encodes MDFIYWLLLSILIVLSFVGLIYPIIPSVLLLVGAFLLYGVFFTFEPFSFLFWAIQLSFVALLFVTDYVASVIGVKKFGGSNYSVWGSTLGLIVGPFVIPVIGIIAGPFIGAFIAEIIFSKKSLKEAMKIGTGSVVGLFTSIVAKGIIQIIMVVYFIIVVL; translated from the coding sequence ATGGATTTCATTTATTGGCTACTATTATCTATATTAATCGTTCTTTCTTTTGTCGGGTTAATATACCCAATCATTCCAAGCGTTTTATTGTTGGTTGGAGCATTTTTGTTATATGGAGTATTTTTCACTTTCGAACCTTTCTCTTTTTTGTTTTGGGCAATACAGCTTTCTTTTGTTGCTTTGCTTTTTGTAACAGATTATGTAGCGAGTGTTATTGGTGTAAAAAAGTTTGGAGGTAGTAATTATTCTGTTTGGGGTAGTACGCTTGGGTTAATTGTTGGACCATTTGTTATTCCGGTTATTGGAATTATTGCGGGACCTTTTATTGGAGCTTTTATTGCAGAAATTATTTTTTCTAAAAAATCGTTAAAAGAAGCAATGAAAATAGGTACAGGTTCTGTAGTAGGTTTATTTACAAGTATTGTAGCAAAAGGAATCATTCAAATAATAATGGTTGTATATTTCATAATTGTAGTCCTTTAA
- a CDS encoding peptidoglycan D,D-transpeptidase FtsI family protein: MTSQNKKKKKKNMPNRLNLLFFAVFLLFSGLVLRLGFVQIVHGENYRKEVDRTENITVNAPVPRGKIYDRNGNVVVDNKPLNAITYTRTQSTPRREMIEVAEKLAQMIEFEDKFEEKIQFRDKQDFWIIRNPEEARALITDEDREKVNEGELEEKDLYPLQLSRITEEMVSEFTLEDLKILSIFRQMNSGYALTPQTIKNENVSDREYAIISERLSDLPGVDTTVDWDRDRLFDNTLGSLLGKVGDIPSERATELLARGYSRNDRVGTSQLEYQYENVLQGQKARVRNVTDQSGNLLMQEPVFPGQRGKDLVLSIDMEFQLEVEKIIESELLEAKQNSYAEFLDRAFVVVLDPNTGEVLSLAGKVVNKDENGQWKLVDNALGTILEAYEAGSTIKGATILAGFDTGVISPGTVLYDTPISIASTPTKRSWQTMGNINDLEALERSSNVYMFRTAMFMAGGNYVRNQPLPIRATAFEDFRSYLAQFGLGVHTGIDLPSESTGLKGPGKASGLILDLAIGQYDLYTTMQLAQYVSTIANGGYRLRPQIVREILEPSGGEKSGQVLQPFKPEVLNRLTMSDDHISRVQEGFRRVYFGSRGTAAGSSAKQYKPAGKTGTAQKNFSIYTRDEEGKIISERKINSNHTNLVGYAPYDNPEMAFAVVVPFASTNTQVSGGVNSKIGDRIIEAYFTLQERRAKGQPNIQEQEELEEQEDMEETEEEND; this comes from the coding sequence ATGACTTCCCAAAATAAAAAGAAAAAAAAGAAAAATATGCCTAATAGATTAAACCTTCTTTTCTTTGCAGTATTTTTACTATTCTCAGGTCTTGTCCTAAGACTTGGGTTCGTGCAAATTGTTCACGGTGAAAATTACCGAAAAGAGGTAGACCGCACAGAGAACATTACCGTAAATGCTCCAGTGCCACGTGGAAAAATATACGATCGAAACGGCAATGTTGTGGTAGACAATAAACCGTTAAACGCAATTACGTATACTCGTACGCAATCTACACCGCGTAGAGAAATGATCGAAGTTGCTGAAAAATTAGCACAGATGATTGAGTTTGAAGATAAATTTGAAGAGAAAATTCAATTTCGTGACAAACAAGACTTCTGGATTATTAGAAATCCAGAAGAAGCAAGAGCATTGATAACAGATGAAGATCGGGAGAAAGTGAACGAGGGAGAATTGGAAGAGAAAGATTTGTATCCTCTACAACTAAGTAGGATTACGGAAGAAATGGTAAGTGAATTTACTTTAGAAGACTTAAAGATTTTATCCATATTTAGGCAAATGAATAGTGGTTATGCTTTAACTCCTCAAACGATAAAAAATGAAAATGTAAGTGATAGAGAATATGCCATCATTAGTGAACGTTTAAGTGACCTTCCTGGTGTGGATACAACAGTGGACTGGGACAGAGATCGATTGTTTGATAATACTCTAGGTTCCTTGTTAGGAAAAGTGGGGGATATTCCAAGCGAAAGAGCTACAGAATTACTTGCAAGAGGATATAGTCGTAACGATAGAGTAGGTACTAGCCAATTAGAATATCAATATGAAAATGTACTTCAAGGACAAAAAGCCCGTGTGCGTAATGTGACAGACCAAAGTGGGAACTTATTAATGCAAGAACCCGTATTTCCAGGTCAACGTGGGAAAGATTTGGTTCTATCTATTGATATGGAATTTCAGTTAGAAGTGGAAAAGATTATTGAATCTGAGTTGCTTGAAGCAAAACAAAATAGTTATGCAGAGTTTTTGGATCGTGCTTTTGTTGTTGTTTTAGATCCAAACACTGGAGAAGTTTTATCGTTAGCAGGGAAAGTTGTTAATAAAGACGAAAATGGACAATGGAAGTTAGTTGACAATGCCCTAGGAACTATTTTAGAAGCATATGAGGCTGGTTCTACTATAAAAGGTGCAACCATCTTGGCAGGATTTGACACTGGAGTTATTTCTCCGGGAACTGTTTTATATGATACACCGATTTCCATCGCTTCCACACCTACGAAAAGGTCTTGGCAAACAATGGGGAACATTAACGATCTTGAAGCGCTAGAACGTTCTTCAAACGTTTACATGTTTAGAACAGCTATGTTTATGGCTGGAGGGAATTATGTTAGAAATCAACCACTTCCTATCAGAGCAACTGCTTTTGAAGACTTCAGAAGTTATTTAGCTCAATTCGGCCTTGGTGTTCATACAGGAATTGATTTACCAAGTGAATCAACAGGTTTAAAAGGTCCCGGGAAAGCCTCGGGGTTAATACTCGATTTAGCGATTGGTCAATACGACTTGTATACGACGATGCAATTAGCACAATATGTTTCTACTATTGCAAATGGTGGTTATCGCCTAAGACCTCAAATTGTTCGAGAAATTTTAGAACCAAGTGGAGGGGAAAAATCAGGTCAAGTGTTACAGCCTTTCAAACCTGAAGTTCTAAATAGACTAACCATGAGTGATGATCACATTAGCCGGGTACAAGAAGGTTTCCGAAGAGTTTATTTTGGTAGTAGAGGAACTGCAGCTGGTTCTAGTGCAAAGCAATATAAACCTGCTGGTAAAACTGGTACAGCTCAGAAAAACTTTAGTATCTACACTAGAGATGAAGAAGGTAAAATTATTAGTGAAAGAAAAATTAATTCCAACCATACAAACCTTGTTGGTTATGCTCCTTACGATAACCCAGAAATGGCGTTTGCGGTGGTTGTTCCTTTTGCTTCTACAAACACACAAGTTTCTGGTGGTGTTAACTCTAAGATTGGAGACCGAATAATTG